From Elusimicrobiota bacterium, the proteins below share one genomic window:
- a CDS encoding peptide-binding protein: MHRKYFVPLLSLSYFLIVSACHKNQPQQINEVSANIPVSGDIYVAASIGDATYLNPILASDSASGEINGLVYNGLVKYDKNIKLIGDLAEKWTISKDGLKLTFYLRKNIKWHDGKPFSAEDVKFTYGKLIDPRVKTPYAADYLLVKKFEILNPYTIRITYKEPLATSLESWAMGIIPKHIFENGDFNSNLSNRKPVGTGPYIFKEWITDEKIVLEANPNYFEGRPYISRYIYRIVPDQSVQFLELRNQSIDEMGLTPDQWKAYPEFFKHYNKFRYPSFSFVYLGLNLRLPLFKDKLFREAIAYGIDKNEIINGVLLSMGKSATGPFPPQSWAYNSNVKDYEYNPKKALKILNKLGWRDSNGDGYLEKNGETLGFTIITNQGNKMRSLTAEIIQSQLKKIGIKVNVRIIEWSALVHQFIDKKKFEALIMGWSLSRDPDEFPLWHSSQIKEGQYNFISYSNPEVDRLLLQGRRTLDRKKRTEIYNKLHSVMAKDLPVIFLYYPEALPVIHKRFKGVEVAPLGIGWNFIKWWVPKSQQRYKQDS; encoded by the coding sequence ATGCATCGAAAATATTTTGTCCCCTTGCTTTCTTTGAGTTATTTTCTTATCGTTTCTGCCTGCCACAAAAACCAACCACAACAAATAAATGAAGTATCAGCAAACATTCCGGTTTCAGGAGACATATATGTTGCAGCGTCTATCGGAGATGCAACTTATCTTAATCCTATTCTTGCTTCAGACAGCGCTTCAGGCGAAATTAACGGCCTTGTTTATAATGGACTTGTTAAATACGATAAAAACATAAAGCTTATAGGCGATTTAGCTGAAAAATGGACTATATCTAAAGACGGGCTTAAATTAACTTTTTATCTGCGGAAAAATATTAAATGGCATGACGGAAAACCTTTTAGCGCTGAAGACGTTAAATTTACATATGGAAAACTGATTGATCCAAGGGTGAAAACTCCTTATGCGGCAGATTATCTTCTTGTAAAAAAATTTGAAATCCTGAATCCCTACACAATCCGAATAACTTATAAAGAACCGCTTGCAACTTCGCTTGAATCCTGGGCAATGGGAATAATTCCGAAACATATTTTTGAAAATGGAGATTTTAATTCTAATCTTTCGAATAGAAAACCTGTTGGCACGGGCCCGTATATATTCAAAGAATGGATAACAGACGAAAAAATTGTGCTTGAAGCAAATCCTAACTATTTTGAAGGCAGGCCTTATATAAGCCGATATATCTATAGAATTGTCCCGGATCAATCTGTCCAGTTTTTAGAACTCAGAAATCAAAGCATTGATGAAATGGGTTTAACGCCCGACCAATGGAAAGCGTATCCTGAATTTTTTAAACACTATAACAAATTCCGTTATCCTTCTTTTTCTTTTGTTTATCTGGGATTAAATTTGCGTCTGCCGTTATTTAAGGATAAATTATTCAGGGAGGCAATTGCTTACGGGATAGATAAAAACGAAATTATAAATGGCGTGCTTCTAAGTATGGGTAAATCTGCTACAGGGCCGTTTCCACCTCAATCCTGGGCTTATAATTCAAATGTAAAGGATTACGAATATAACCCTAAAAAGGCTTTGAAAATATTAAATAAACTTGGCTGGAGAGATTCAAACGGCGACGGCTACCTTGAAAAGAATGGGGAAACTCTCGGATTTACCATAATTACAAACCAGGGAAATAAAATGAGGAGCCTTACTGCTGAAATAATACAATCACAACTGAAAAAGATTGGCATTAAAGTAAATGTAAGGATTATTGAATGGAGCGCTCTTGTCCATCAGTTCATAGATAAAAAGAAATTTGAAGCACTTATTATGGGATGGTCTCTTTCACGCGATCCCGATGAATTCCCGTTATGGCATTCAAGCCAGATTAAAGAAGGGCAATATAATTTTATTTCTTATTCCAATCCTGAGGTAGACCGGCTGCTTTTGCAGGGCAGAAGAACTCTTGATAGGAAAAAGCGGACAGAAATTTATAATAAGCTTCATTCAGTTATGGCAAAAGATTTGCCTGTAATATTTCTTTATTATCCGGAAGCTTTACCTGTAATTCACAAGCGGTTTAAAGGGGTGGAAGTTGCTCCTCTTGGAATCGGCTGGAATTTTATTAAATGGTGGGTGCCTAAGTCTCAACAGCGTTACAAACAAGATAGTTAA
- a CDS encoding diguanylate cyclase — protein sequence MISYILKRLLYLIPILIGITLITFGVMHLAPGKPSDMLTDMNIKVTADSRARLMELYGLNKPFHIQYWNWLKRFAR from the coding sequence ATGATTTCTTATATTTTAAAACGTTTACTTTACTTAATTCCAATACTTATCGGTATAACGCTGATAACATTTGGGGTAATGCACTTGGCGCCGGGAAAGCCTTCGGATATGCTGACCGATATGAATATCAAAGTTACTGCGGATTCGCGCGCCCGTCTGATGGAACTCTACGGACTTAACAAACCTTTTCATATTCAGTATTGGAACTGGCTTAAAAGGTTTGCCCG
- a CDS encoding radical SAM protein gives MENNKIVKALYDLLNPCRLCPQNCGVNRLKGEKGKCRTGNEFYISSFNVHHGEEPPISGYSGSGTIFFANCNLSCVFCQNYPISQFGHGKKSNIPELVKIMLELQNQGVHNINFVTPTHVVPWICEALLEAKSKGLKIPVVYNCGGYESIETLKLLDGVIDIYMPDAKYSIDEKAFKYSNAKNYWGINKIAIEEMFRQVGNLVIDKLGIAKKGLLIRHLVLPNDITGSKKVLNFISKNISPKTYLSLMSQYHPAHNAIKFPELNRSVSKEEYKPIVEYAHKLGLDNGWIQEL, from the coding sequence ATGGAAAATAATAAAATAGTTAAAGCACTTTATGATCTACTGAATCCGTGCCGATTATGCCCGCAAAACTGCGGTGTTAACCGGCTTAAAGGCGAAAAGGGAAAATGCAGGACTGGCAATGAGTTCTATATCTCTAGCTTTAATGTTCACCATGGTGAAGAACCTCCAATTTCAGGCTATAGCGGATCTGGTACGATATTTTTTGCTAACTGCAATCTGTCTTGCGTTTTTTGCCAAAACTATCCTATTAGCCAATTCGGGCACGGCAAGAAATCAAATATTCCAGAACTTGTGAAAATTATGCTGGAATTGCAGAATCAAGGAGTGCACAATATTAATTTTGTTACGCCTACTCATGTTGTGCCTTGGATATGCGAAGCCTTGCTTGAGGCAAAGTCAAAAGGGTTGAAAATACCCGTTGTATATAACTGCGGTGGCTATGAAAGCATTGAAACCTTAAAATTATTAGATGGAGTTATTGATATCTATATGCCGGATGCTAAATATTCAATTGACGAAAAAGCTTTTAAATACTCAAATGCAAAAAATTATTGGGGAATCAATAAAATTGCGATTGAAGAAATGTTCAGGCAGGTAGGAAATCTGGTTATAGATAAACTTGGCATAGCCAAAAAAGGACTGCTTATTAGACATTTGGTTTTGCCAAATGATATTACGGGAAGCAAAAAAGTTTTGAATTTTATTTCAAAGAATATTTCTCCAAAAACCTATCTTAGTCTTATGTCTCAATATCATCCTGCGCATAACGCAATAAAATTCCCCGAGCTAAATCGCAGTGTCAGCAAAGAAGAATACAAGCCAATCGTAGAATATGCACACAAATTAGGCCTTGATAACGGCTGGATACAGGAACTGTAA
- a CDS encoding TIGR00725 family protein, which yields MKMVQNKKNLIIGVLGGNECSGEIGKIAYQIGQEIAKAGHILICGGLGGVMEHACKGAKEAGGLTIGILPGKEKFEANDYIDIPIVTAMSHARNAIIVRTADILVAIGGKYGTLSEIALAKAIDKPVYGLKTWEIDGVIKINKFSEIPLPK from the coding sequence ATGAAAATGGTTCAAAATAAAAAGAATTTAATAATCGGGGTACTGGGTGGAAATGAATGTTCGGGCGAGATAGGCAAAATTGCCTACCAAATAGGGCAAGAGATTGCCAAAGCTGGTCATATACTTATTTGCGGAGGTCTTGGCGGTGTGATGGAGCATGCCTGTAAAGGAGCAAAAGAAGCCGGGGGCTTAACTATCGGCATTTTACCGGGCAAAGAAAAATTTGAGGCAAACGATTATATTGATATACCGATTGTAACGGCGATGTCTCATGCAAGAAACGCAATAATTGTTAGGACTGCGGATATTTTAGTTGCTATCGGCGGAAAATACGGAACTCTTTCGGAAATTGCCCTGGCAAAAGCGATAGATAAACCGGTTTATGGTCTAAAAACTTGGGAAATAGACGGAGTAATAAAAATAAATAAGTTTTCGGAAATTCCGCTTCCAAAGTAA
- a CDS encoding NAD(P)H-hydrate epimerase: protein MKTKIVKTVSVSQMQEIDIRTSEEFGIPSIILMENAGRSVAEIVRKSNPKKIAVLCGSGNNGGDGLVAARYLDHWDFQVEIILIKSPDYFSGDTLTNFKIIKSLKIPVSSFATKSSLKDFELIIDALLGTGTKGEVTGIYREAIDEINNSQKKVYSIDVPSGIDADKGEILGTAVKADVTITMAIAKKGLVEPNASEYVGKLIVADIGIPKILVNQYQ from the coding sequence ATGAAAACGAAAATAGTTAAAACTGTCAGTGTTTCTCAAATGCAGGAAATTGACATAAGAACATCAGAGGAATTTGGGATTCCGTCGATAATTTTGATGGAAAACGCCGGCAGATCAGTTGCAGAGATCGTAAGAAAGAGTAATCCGAAAAAAATAGCAGTATTATGCGGTTCAGGAAATAACGGGGGAGACGGGCTTGTAGCAGCCAGGTATCTTGATCATTGGGATTTTCAAGTTGAAATTATATTAATTAAATCTCCTGATTATTTTAGTGGCGACACCTTAACGAATTTTAAAATCATTAAAAGTCTAAAAATTCCGGTATCTTCATTTGCCACAAAATCATCATTAAAAGATTTTGAACTGATAATTGATGCTCTGCTTGGTACCGGGACCAAGGGGGAAGTAACGGGTATTTATCGTGAAGCAATTGACGAGATAAATAATTCGCAAAAAAAAGTTTATTCAATAGATGTTCCATCCGGCATAGATGCCGATAAAGGAGAAATACTAGGTACGGCAGTTAAAGCTGACGTAACTATTACAATGGCTATAGCTAAAAAGGGGTTAGTTGAGCCGAATGCTTCGGAATATGTCGGAAAACTTATTGTGGCAGATATCGGTATTCCCAAGATACTTGTAAATCAATATCAATAA
- a CDS encoding pitrilysin family protein has product MKFKIIFIIVLMFLAMNSFAGKNNISSLKGVSKVKLNNGLTVLLKENHSQPLVSVQVWIKVGSVCEKENQKGLTHFLEHLLFKGTKNYPGDEISRKVEAQGGIINAGTSKEFTHYHIDIQSDAAEEAVKILADAMANAVLPEKEIEKERPVVIEEIVRHNDNPGAVLYDNFSQVLFLKTPYNYNVLGSSTVIKNATREEIENYYRSWYIPENMFLTIAGDIDSKSILLTIMETFGRQKSSKIPNFPDLAEEKHGPNDIITKRDVEHGYLLAGFIGPDLKSSEQFSADITSIILGGGRSSRLYRKLREKKKLVYAISSSFYSQRGSGAIVFQSVFDPKNENIVLSELNREIQELEKNGPSDEELNRAKEMIKADWYFDQESFHDQAATVGYWNMQGLPQMPDKYIRNIEKITKKDVQVFLKNYFRSQQLSYALIIPEKK; this is encoded by the coding sequence ATGAAATTCAAAATTATTTTTATTATTGTTTTAATGTTTTTAGCAATGAACTCATTTGCGGGAAAAAATAACATTTCTTCTTTAAAAGGAGTTAGCAAGGTGAAATTAAATAATGGATTAACCGTATTATTGAAGGAAAACCATTCGCAGCCTCTGGTTTCAGTTCAAGTATGGATTAAAGTCGGTTCTGTATGTGAAAAAGAAAATCAGAAAGGATTAACGCATTTTCTGGAACATCTTTTGTTTAAGGGAACAAAGAATTATCCCGGCGATGAAATATCCAGAAAAGTTGAAGCTCAGGGCGGTATAATAAATGCCGGCACATCCAAGGAATTTACTCATTATCATATTGATATACAAAGTGATGCCGCTGAAGAAGCGGTGAAAATCCTTGCGGATGCTATGGCTAATGCTGTTTTACCTGAAAAAGAGATAGAAAAAGAAAGACCGGTGGTAATTGAAGAAATTGTGCGTCATAACGACAATCCCGGTGCTGTTTTATATGACAATTTTTCTCAAGTTTTATTTTTAAAAACACCTTACAATTACAATGTTTTGGGTTCATCAACTGTAATAAAAAATGCCACAAGAGAAGAAATTGAAAATTATTACCGTTCTTGGTATATCCCTGAGAATATGTTTTTAACTATTGCAGGAGATATTGATTCCAAAAGCATTCTTTTGACAATAATGGAAACATTCGGCCGTCAAAAAAGTTCAAAAATTCCGAATTTTCCGGATTTGGCTGAAGAAAAACATGGCCCTAACGATATTATTACTAAACGAGATGTTGAACACGGGTATCTTCTTGCCGGGTTCATCGGCCCGGACCTGAAATCCAGCGAACAGTTTTCAGCTGATATAACATCAATAATATTGGGAGGAGGAAGATCGTCAAGACTGTACAGAAAACTTCGCGAGAAGAAAAAACTTGTATATGCAATTTCCTCGTCCTTTTATTCGCAAAGAGGAAGCGGAGCAATAGTATTTCAGTCGGTATTTGATCCGAAAAATGAAAATATTGTACTTTCGGAATTAAACAGAGAAATTCAGGAACTTGAGAAAAATGGTCCCTCAGATGAAGAACTTAACCGCGCAAAAGAAATGATAAAAGCGGACTGGTATTTTGACCAGGAAAGCTTTCATGACCAAGCTGCAACGGTAGGATACTGGAACATGCAGGGCCTTCCCCAAATGCCGGATAAATATATAAGAAACATTGAAAAAATAACAAAAAAAGATGTCCAGGTTTTTCTTAAAAATTATTTCAGGTCCCAGCAATTATCTTATGCTTTGATAATTCCGGAAAAGAAATGA
- a CDS encoding pitrilysin family protein, protein MKKIFFALILLLLTTPIFSGGNVNIFTLSNGLKAIHKEIAENPLATIQLFLKNGSILEKENQAGILNFTQMLMMQGTKDLNSEQLASEIEDIGGSISSDVAEDYASIGISVMDSKFEKASKILSNIVTEPVFPQGEIEKERINVLAAIQSRKDNISSTAEDIFAKTFYGNHPYSWPDIGKEDSVSKFKREDLVNWHKLNYFSENMVLVIVGNLSLDTAKKTAEKYFSKINKGTAIKEIRKPEVPKAQKVVSENKKFKQAYLIVGFPAPSFNENGYIELKMINTILGSRMTARLFTELREKLSLAYEVNSAFPTRKELSRFIIYIGLEKKNIELAEKRIFEILQDLENNPVNDKELNEAKNYIRGAYLLDHQTISRKAWYIGWWEMLGKGYDYDQKYIEDLMAVTPEQIQKAAKKYFTGQSVTVEVVPE, encoded by the coding sequence ATGAAAAAAATATTTTTTGCTTTAATTCTATTATTGTTGACAACACCGATATTTTCAGGAGGAAACGTGAATATTTTTACTTTATCTAATGGGCTGAAAGCAATTCATAAAGAGATTGCCGAAAACCCCCTGGCTACAATCCAGCTTTTCTTAAAAAATGGTTCAATTTTAGAAAAAGAAAACCAAGCCGGAATCCTTAATTTCACACAGATGCTTATGATGCAGGGCACAAAAGACCTTAATTCGGAACAATTAGCGTCAGAAATAGAAGATATCGGCGGAAGTATCTCGTCAGATGTCGCTGAAGATTATGCGAGTATAGGAATTTCAGTAATGGATTCTAAATTTGAAAAAGCATCAAAAATCTTATCAAATATTGTTACAGAACCGGTGTTTCCTCAAGGTGAAATTGAGAAAGAGCGAATTAATGTCCTTGCAGCGATCCAGTCACGCAAAGACAACATTTCTTCTACTGCGGAAGATATTTTTGCTAAAACTTTTTACGGGAATCATCCCTATTCATGGCCTGATATAGGCAAAGAAGACAGCGTTTCCAAATTTAAAAGAGAGGATTTAGTTAATTGGCATAAACTTAATTACTTTTCGGAAAATATGGTTTTAGTTATTGTGGGAAATCTTTCTTTGGATACTGCAAAAAAAACTGCTGAAAAATATTTTTCAAAAATAAATAAGGGCACGGCAATTAAAGAAATACGTAAACCCGAAGTGCCAAAAGCCCAAAAAGTAGTTTCAGAAAACAAAAAATTTAAGCAGGCTTATCTTATAGTTGGTTTTCCTGCCCCGTCATTTAATGAAAACGGCTACATTGAGTTGAAAATGATTAATACAATCCTTGGATCGCGAATGACCGCGAGGTTATTTACGGAATTGAGGGAAAAACTCAGCCTTGCTTATGAAGTTAATTCGGCTTTTCCAACCCGCAAAGAACTCAGCCGGTTTATTATTTATATCGGCCTTGAAAAGAAAAATATTGAACTTGCTGAAAAAAGAATATTTGAAATACTTCAGGATCTTGAAAACAATCCTGTTAATGATAAAGAACTCAATGAGGCCAAAAATTATATTCGGGGCGCATATCTGCTTGATCACCAGACAATAAGCAGGAAAGCCTGGTATATCGGCTGGTGGGAAATGCTGGGAAAAGGTTATGATTATGATCAGAAATATATTGAGGATCTTATGGCAGTTACCCCGGAACAAATTCAAAAAGCAGCTAAAAAATATTTTACTGGTCAATCCGTAACAGTTGAGGTTGTGCCTGAATAA
- the dtd gene encoding D-aminoacyl-tRNA deacylase produces MKSVIQRVKSASVSVNGGPKKEIKEGLVVLLGIGNADDLKDIEWIAEKIQNLRIFSNEDGKFDKSITDIKGDILVISQFTLYGDCRKGRRPDFTEAAKSEKAIPLYEKFVQILKKSGLKVETGEFGAHMLVEINNDGPVTITIDSKQ; encoded by the coding sequence ATGAAATCAGTTATACAAAGAGTCAAAAGCGCTTCAGTTTCAGTAAATGGCGGGCCCAAGAAAGAAATAAAAGAAGGGCTGGTCGTGCTTTTGGGTATAGGAAATGCGGATGATTTGAAAGATATTGAATGGATAGCAGAAAAGATACAGAATTTGCGGATATTTTCTAATGAGGACGGCAAATTTGATAAGTCAATCACGGACATAAAAGGGGATATTCTTGTTATTTCACAGTTCACGCTTTATGGGGATTGCAGAAAAGGGAGAAGGCCGGATTTTACTGAAGCTGCAAAAAGTGAAAAAGCCATTCCTCTTTATGAAAAGTTTGTTCAAATCCTAAAAAAGTCAGGCCTGAAAGTTGAAACGGGGGAATTCGGAGCCCATATGCTAGTGGAAATAAATAACGATGGACCGGTAACCATAACTATTGACAGCAAACAATAA